The segment attaattaaaaataaaaatatttttaaaatactaattacaaatatttaatagttatatttaaatatttaaaatatagtttatatattctaattaaattttataaataattaatatttattgcttaaaatatttaaaatttatattttatatattaaaatattaacaagaagttataataatttttatattcttactaaaatataataatattaactaatttaaatattatttaaatgcatatttgttacttgataataacatgtctaaaatggacattttatttctcaaaagtacttttgacaaagaatgctaaacactcaaattttaaaccaaacttttcaaaagtactttttcaAAGTACTTTTTCATAGtacttttcaaaagtacttttcaaaagcacttttcaaaaACATTGCCAAACTAGCCCTAAGTTGCAATGGATCAACTTAACTCATTTTCTGTTTCAACTTCTTGAACAAAATGATACTTGATTTAATGTGCTTGGTTTGTCCATAGAAAACTGGAATTTTTGCCATTGACACAACTAATTGATTATCACACCtgatttttactattttattttgaGTCAGGCCCAAATCTTTTAACAATTTCCCCAACTAAATTGCTTGATTTACAGTGACTGCAACTGCAATAAGTTTTACTTCTGCAGTTGATTGTGtcataatttctttatttttagagTACCATGCAAATGTACCTAAACCAAGCATAAATAAGTCGCTTGAAGTGCTTTTCATATCATCACAGGATCCAACCCAATAATTGTCTATATAGCCCAACAATTTCACTTCAACTAACTTTTAGAATAAAACACCAAAATCAATTATCCTTTTAATGTATCTCAACACTCTTTTTCCAATTCTGAGGCGAGCTTCTCTAAGATAATGCATAAATCTGGGAGTAAGATTGACATTAAACATTATGTTTGATCTAGTTGCTATCAAATACAATAAGCAACCAATTAGCCTTCTATAATTGGTTTCATCAACTATGGTGGAGCCAACATCTTTGTTAAGCTTCTCATTTTAATCCAAGAGTGCTAACAATTTTGCAATTCTTTATGTTGAATATTTTTTAGCACTTTCTTGGCATAGTTTTGTTGAGAAATGAAAATTCCTTGCTTGAATTTAGAAATCCCGATTCCAAGGAAATAGGACATCtccatcaaaattttcatttctAATACCTTTATCATTTGATCTTTGAATTGTTGCCCCAATTTAGAGCTGCTCCATGTAACTAATAAGTCATCAACATACAGAGAGACAACCAATAAGTCTTTTTTATCAGTAGTTTTGGCATACAATGTAGCCTCACTAAGACTCTTCTTGAATTCCAAACTCAACAAAATGATCATCAATTCTAGAATATCAAGCTCTTGGAGCTTGTTTCATTCCATACAGATCTTCTTTAGTAGATAAACTTTGTCTTCATTCCCTTTAGCGACAATGTTGGGAAATATactcatattgtagtaaacatgtaactgttttctatgtatgaacaatgaataaatagataacgttaatttcacatttcactattatatcttttGTGTTTCTATGTTTCATGATTTGCATACATAGTGAGAttatgacaagcaaatattagctcattgattgtttaagttcaaattgatgatacGTGGCACTATAAGAACGTTTATATTTCAAGAAAGATAACTTACTTGAATAGATAATTTAAACAAGTTTGTAatctcgtaaaagaatcaaaatgagcattcgattcaaatacatagaaggattattatgtcatctacaattcaaattagggagatggctagtcttggctatcagacCAGTTGACTTAACGGgcagagacatagatgtattaattggaagaatgatacattggattggacacaagttgaattaattttgaatccgtTTGCGGATTGATTCACTTGTAGCGTTTATGGTGCgacttacctaaatcctgagttagtcactgactgTGCATATGTAaatcatgtgctttgatataagtggagtcTTATGCTCTAAAAATGAACTAGCCGATAATCGGTatattgggtacatgacttgtgcataacatgactttactagcaacaatggaattTATAGCTTgattaaagagttaacgatatcctctcattggcattgtgtggattgataaaaaTGGAACGTGGCTATGGGTTGCTTGTTTTctaacgagcaatttatcacagtcattagtTGACAATaaccatattaatcattaagaagacacaatggtgacaatgagataaaataggattgcattgagtgaacgaatttaactcaacggaatcaatgatatcatatgaaggtaacacatacatgacgaggtcattggacaaaacagATCAATGAATTGCTTTCATATAGAATAtataataaggagttttcaatcatggtgtTTCTTGTGGACTCACttcatgattaagtaaattgtaaatTATCAGAACAatgcttctagacataattgcaattactcaaGTCTAATTGTATATGTTCTATTGGTCCCTCTACTAGCTCAACAGAAGCTCGGTCAGActacatttgaatcagaagaagaTTCTAGGACTTCTGGAAATAATTTAGTCGAGTCTATTTATTCAACATGGAGTTAAAATGGGTGATAGTGTGAATTGTTCAAttagaaaatttgattaaagattCTTCTTAAaagattaatttggaaaatcttagtgatttttaaaaaaattaattttaattaagtaaaattaaattaattaaaataaatgtgatatttttaaaaattaattttcgagtCAGATAATTGCCCTAATGggttgaacttgaaaattggacccgAGATTAAAAATTGAACTCGAGAACTAAAACCCGAGaccaaaacccaaaaattggttgAACCGGACCCTATGTATGAAACTAGGTCGATGGTCCAACCAGTGGCTAGGTCAGACCGGTTGGACCGTCATTAGCttggactaaaccgataacaatTGAACCAACTAAGCCCATTCGAGCAAAATGATGACGATTTAAGGTGCCGGGGGAGTCACACTGAAGATGGAATCTGATGGCTGGTGGACGGTCAGCGGTGGCAGTTCTTCGATGGTAAAGCAATGGAAAAATTAGACTCCTAATGGGACTCTACTGGGtaacttgatttcaaattaactttTCCAAAGATAATATTGTTTTAATGAattcaatattaaatttaattaatatttgtcTAGATATTAATatgagatattaaatttaatttaatatttatctagataatattttataaattaatatttatgtaaTTAATTCTAATTCTTGTTGACCTCTCTCTAAATTCTCCTTATATAAAGAGAGTCTAGTCATTATtctcacacacttgaattcaagaaaaGTTATAGAGAGGAAAATATCTGAAGAAATTATTCTAGGAAATTTTGAGAGATATTTTTTATTTACAACTTAACCctaaaagtttaaaaaaattgCAAAATTACCCCCACTGGTTATTTTGTGAAAAAAATTATTGATTCGAAGCGAGCCCACACTTTACAAATGTGAGCTTGAGGACAACGGAGAAAACCACTCAATCGAAGCATTCATCCTAGACGAATAAAAAAGTacgaattttgattaagtgtttattactttagataacaCAACCAAAttcttgttttgaaaaaaaaaattagaactcTAGTTTTCTTTTAAACCTATTTTCCACTATGTTTTCCAAACCCAATCCTCCAACACACAAAACCTTTAGGTTGTTCAATATAGATAACCTACTAAAGATAGCCGTTCAAAAATATTGATTTAACATCATGTTGAAACATTTTCCAATTTTTCTATGCTGTTAACGCTAATAACAGTCTTATTGTGTCTAACCTGTTAGGAACTAATGTCTCAATGTAGTATACTTGTCAATTTATACTTGTAATTTTTCAGACAGATTGatttaaataaaacttaattagAGATTAATAACATTCGTATTTGGCCTCAACTGTTTTTGCACGCAAAGTAAAATGTATGCAAATATTTATTCATTGATCAACTAATTTTAACTAATATTAAATTGCATTATGTAGTCAAATCATAATGCGAAAAGACAACTGACATTAGTAGGTAATATAAATAGTTCACAGACTAATCGAAACCAAACaaaatgtgtaacaccctaaacccgtcatagacattatggccaaatccgAAGATGTCACATTGAATGGGTTTTGATATTGGACCTTACCTGTTAAAACCATTTCAGTTTTAAAAACTCCTAATTGCCTTAATCTATTGTCAAAACGTtcattcaattaattaactaGTCTTAAATCCTATTTAATAGCGGAAGCTTACGAAAACGTTGCATTTCAAGAAATTAGTccatatttttagaaaaacctttgTTGTGTAAACCGTCGTTTTTAAGGAAAAATGCTTTGTCATCCagataaaatattaaacaaagtacaaaaacccaaaaattcaGAAAACAGTCCGGAGAGTCCAATTAATACAAAACTCCCAAAAATAAAAAACAgcctttaaaataaataaacaaaacccttaattaattcaattcgtaGACTAGTGGTCATTGTAAGACTCTGCCGCATCGATTCGCCTAGGTCTGTAGATTACCTAAACAGAACAGAAAACAtatgtgagtttacgtaaactcagtgtacAACCCAcagaattaagcatacaaacataCAAATTTAAATACACAGTCAATAGCAAATACAGTTCCAGATTCAGAGTTAGATCCAGATTCATATTACAGATACAGAAATGTATaagtcctacccccatcctctacacaccatcttcgactatcctatcacaccatgtggggtttaaaacacccacccatccctacatacCACATTGTGCCTTTAAGACACATatcagaatatatatatacagcCAAGCTGCCAGATTTTAGGCGATTAACGCCTATTAGATACTTCCTCCATACATATAAGTCCCCACACCAATAACAAATACAGAAATCAAATGCAAATATAACATGCTCAACATGCCTCATACAGATAACAAATACACATACATTAATATATTCAGGCATACATTTAGTATCCTACACAGTTCAGTCTATCAGAATGTTCTAACATACAATTTAGGGTATAGATAGACCTTACCAACtctacagtaggcccacagtcgattggagcgacccgtgcgaccctaaaaaaaatttcagaattaTGGGCCTATATGCcagtgtggtttgcccgtgtggcccacacacacAAATTGGCCTTTGTCTGTATGGCCCACACAGCCACGGCCTGGCCTAAAGTccatatgcccgtgtgggcctacacgcccaacttggccatgcccgtgtgacccacacggccacactcaAGCCACCATACGGTCGTGTGCTGTGCACGGCCATGCCTTCATCGACACACGGCCTTCCACACGggagaccacacacccatgtggtgtCGACAGTGTAGTTTTTTTACTTTTACTAAAACCTCGTTTTCTACGtttcaggtacacacctggtatcattTCAACGCTATTGCAAACACGAACCCTCTAGAACCTAAAAACAGTGTATTCCAACCTATTAGCAACCACACCAAGAGACTAAAACGATACCCAAACACACAAAACTGACTTACCGCTAACGAAAATGATCTCTAACTCGAATCAAACCTTTGAAGCATGATTTCCTACCTCACCACCTTCCCCTAGACATGAAACGAACTCCATTAACCAAAGATTTATTAGCCAAAACAAGAATCGTACCTAGAGGTGTGCATAGgccgtgtaacacccttaacccgtatccgtccccagattagggttatgaggtattaccgattaAACTATTATTCACACAAACgttgtttataaattttaaatcaaaattcagATCACATATAAGCTCATAactcaattcattatcaaatcttaaaaataaattgAGATACACAATACATCACAAATAATGTATAATCTAAAATGTACGTACAAGTTTAAATATTTACTTCATACACGAAACATAGAACACATCTATGGCATCAATATTAATCATTTGGCTTAATGGATGCATGAAAAGCCCAAATAGGCTCAAAAGTTTGGATAACACATATAATTATACTCAATACAGAACTTAGTATTTTCTAGGGCATGTTGTTGCCCTCTTGTTCTACTTCAAGTGGAACTTttgttttctattaaaatattattatttaattagacCTTATTCAAATAGTACTTTTGTACCGTTTCTCTATAAATAAGAACTATGAGTCTATTAACACACAACTTTGAGAGCATTGATATTCTGTTGAAAACTAGCAACaattgattttaaagaataaattctATTCTCTGGGAAACTATTAATAGTTTCTAGTTTATAGATAGAATTAACTTTCCCACCAAAAgtttaagaaaatttttcattttaagcacTTGATTCGATTTGTTTGAGCTCATACTCAAAGCAATTCAAGGTTTGAGGATAGCTATGTGGTGTGCAACATACCCACACTAGGAACACTAAGTGTGTCGTCCACTACTTTATTAATGTGCTCATTAGATCATTTCTTGTATTAGGTACAATTATATACGCAATCCAGTTTTAATTAAAATAAGGTCATATAATTATCCAACCCACTAATTAGTTTTCTATTCCCAAAATgttgtttttttaattaaattattttatcaacCCAATTTTAATTTCTTCAATGTCATAATGACTTTACTGTATTAAAAttcatgaataaataaatttaatcccttattcTGTAAAATTATTTTGGCTACTAATTATCACTTTAAACTCAATTATTTGATtgcaatcaattaaataataatttaaataaattaaattaatatctaATTAGTCTCTCGTTCCATTCGAGAAAATGCATTTACTATGAATAGTAATACATGCTATATATTTCTCTTTCGTTGTTTTCATTTGTTCATCATATCAGTTCTAAATACAATTCATATAAGGTTGTATCAAACTAGCAGAGGAACTTATTGGATATATATAATTAAGGCTTAAACGATTTAAAATTACGTTTCGAATATTCATTTattaattacatcattatttagtCATACAGTTAATCCACTAAAAGTATCAAGATTGAACTCCCCACTATATACTATTACGAAAGCAATTTATATTTTCGCTTTTCCAATGATCTTGTCATTCGTGTGTTACTCTCATAAGATATCCTTAATTTTTTAGATTAGATCCGTTGAccaaatatgatcctattttatctcatgaccACCATTGCATCTTTCTATGGTGAAAAAGATTATTACTAACAAATAGTAATAACAATCATTTGTCCCTGACGAATGGCCAGTGGCCATGTTCCATTTCTATAATTCATGCAATGCTAGTGAGAGGATATAATTACTCTTTAATCgaactatgaattccactattgtaaatGAATTTGTCACACTTAAGTTGTATACTCAACATACTAACTTCCAACTCTCACATCAGTTGAGTTGAGGCTTTCAATATATCAAAGTATATGAGTAACATACATATTGTTAGTCACTAACTCGGGATTGAGGTAAACTACACTATGAATGTCAGAAGTGAATTTATCCataaatgaattcaaaattaattcaactTGGGTCTTGTCCGATGTATTGCGATATATACAATCACACATATGTCTATCTTTCTATGAGTCATCCGCTGTAATAATTAAGACAATATATCTCTCTAATTAGACTTAATAGACAATATAATAGTCTCTTGAATCAATTacttactaatataagttgtcttcccGCATAATAATTTGACCCGATGATGCaacttaatattaattaaactGTAGGTAATCAGTGACTATGTgttaatatttgttttttttgCAAAAACTAGTGAAGACATGGtacaaaatataataatttaattatgaaattttattaaccaatttgttcTGAAAATTACAAGCATATATGATAAAATCACTACACTAAGAACATAGAAGCCTAATACAAATACCACCCATGGACCCTCAAAATGTACCTTTGTACAACTTTCTGATGATCTGAGTTTCATCATATAATATTCATTCTATAGATCCATTAATTAAAAGGACGAATAAAGCTTCCAAAATGCGTAGATTTTGTTAGATAAAGTATTAAACTCAATTTTTCGACCAAACAATTTTGTGATAACAATTTTTGACGTTttaaattatacatatatttataaaaacATTTCAAACTTGAATTTCCAAGCCCGTTGTTGTCCAGCGGTTAGGATGTCTGGCTTTCACCCGGGAGACCAGAGTTCGATTCTCGCAACGGAACTTttgttttttcttcattttatggGTAACTGAGTATTGAGATCCAAGAACTACGATGCCGCGCTGCTTAAATGTATTTGCTTTTGGGTAAAAGACCCAACCACGCTACCCAATGTTTTAATGTTatctttgtttattatttatggTTACTACAATCACTAAATATTTTATTGTAAGATAATTAGAGATTAGgatgatttaattattaaataaaatcattattttccGCATGAAATGTATAGTGGCTAATTAAAAGTCTAATACAGAAATTATAGAAATCGGAGATGCAATTATCAAAGGCCACAAATTTACTAACCTACATTATCATACCTAAATTTTTGGATTTTCAGTATCAAGTAGCACATTTTGAAATTTCGATTATCTTAATACATAAAATCATTTAGTGTCAGATTAAAATTCATCCTTCAtactataaatttaattaatgacTTGATAATTTTCACATCGAACAGTTATTCTAACAActcaaaattatttatttattaataataaaactcTCAAATCAAAATCAACATAACTTCAAATGTATCCGAACAAATCGAAACCCTAAAGAGAGATGCCTAAAAGCCAAATCTTGCTTCAAAGTCCAAAAGCTCTTTCTTCTCtcccattttctttttcattctaaCTATGTTAAGAAGAAATGGATGAGAtgtttttttaaaacttttactaTTTACACTTAAACTCATAACTTATAATTTATTCACACCAAAAGCTCCTTGAATTTTTCGATATTTGTCTCGTGCCACATTGgatcaaaagctttttttttttatataataagctctttttttctttttttcttttttaacgtTAACAAGTCTAACTTTGATCACCAAAAAGATGCTGCTGCTCTTTATATGTTGATTTTAGCCTCGCATTGAATTCTTTCAACAGTCATAAGGCCATGCATCTAGAAATTAAAGCGTCCACCTCCCATAACTCATCACCCTGAGAAAACTCCACCTTTGTTGTTTGGGTGTTGGGACGGATCTTACCATTAAAagtaaatacaacaaatataaacTTAACTATTTTGCTTGCAGCTGTGGAATAAAAATGTATATATGATACAGGTGGTAGGAgtaattatttatttgtttaattttagtgtgatataattataatttgttaaTGTGTCGGATACGGCTTAAGGTAGAATTTTAGGAAGTGAGATGATTTTCATACACTGACTGCTCACCTAATATTCAAGACGTTTTCGAACACAACTTTTCACTAAAGCATCTTACGTAGCTTTCAGAGTGTATATAAACTATAAACTTTATATTACCTCTTAGCTTTCAGAGTGTATAAAATTTACATAAACTTGATAATCATCTCTTGGATTTGGTCAGTTTAATAATTTATAGCCGGCCCTTTCTTCGATTATATAACCCTCTTCGACCCTGAAATTTTGACGACTTCGTAAGCAAACTTCTAATGGCTAAACGTTGTTTCAAGCTTAAATTTTCTTGTATTATACCATATTTTCAATTCTGTCGGTCAAAGAAACCTTCCAAGTTGCCGGAGACTTCTGTTTCGTTCCTATCTACGGTGAATCCTAAAGCATCTGACGTTGGATATTCGGACCTGAGCTTCCCTGCGCCGCCGCCGTCGACTCCGGACTACTCTTTCGTCAAACGCCATTTGTCACCCAAGGTAGCTTCAGTCGACTGCGGGTGCCGAGCAGCAAGATCATGCAGAAGTCGATATTCAACCACTCCAGATGTTAGCTTTGAGTCAACTCAATTGCAGGTAATGGCCAAAGCTCATAATTCTAAGCTTCAATGGAGAACTTATGAAGCGTCGGTTTCTGGTAAGAGCAATGGGAAATACAAGGCCAATaggaaggaaaagaagaaggcgaAAATGGCGACTGTTTCGTCAACTGACAGTGGATGCTTCAGTTTCAGTAGCGAATTAGGTGAGGAGACTgaaaccctaatttcaaattcgagaagc is part of the Gossypium arboreum isolate Shixiya-1 chromosome 5, ASM2569848v2, whole genome shotgun sequence genome and harbors:
- the LOC108453435 gene encoding transcription repressor OFP7-like codes for the protein MAKRCFKLKFSCIIPYFQFCRSKKPSKLPETSVSFLSTVNPKASDVGYSDLSFPAPPPSTPDYSFVKRHLSPKVASVDCGCRAARSCRSRYSTTPDVSFESTQLQVMAKAHNSKLQWRTYEASVSGKSNGKYKANRKEKKKAKMATVSSTDSGCFSFSSELGEETETLISNSRSFSDDSSFELDQSMADDEDSPMEIKIRNMKKMKRLRSKKHKGLSTENKNPPWRGSIESPRTAEEKVAESVVVVKKSEDPYEDFKRSMLEMIMEKQMFEAKDLEQLLQRFLSLNSKEYHGIIVEAFTEIWEALFCEK